One part of the Marinobacterium rhizophilum genome encodes these proteins:
- a CDS encoding IS256 family transposase has product MTDFTLRALSQPEAQAVDPLTELLRAGARELIAHAVEAELQGLLNQHAESRLPDGRQAVVRNGYLPERTVQTGIGDVEIKVPKVRDRSGSGIRFNSALLPPYLKRARSVEELLPWLYLKGISTGDFQDSLAALLGDQAKGLSANTISRLKSQWLEEHQQWRQRDLANSRYVYWWADGVHSNVRMDDRLCLLVIIGVTEHGRKELVAVEDGYRESTASWEELLLGLRERGLETAPKLAIGDGALGFWKAMTKTYPASRHQRCWVHKTANVLNKLPKSMQPKVKEALHDIWMAETRDAATVAFDRTLTRFSSKYPKAMDCLAKDREELLAFYDFPAEHWVHIRTTNPIESTFATVRLRTKRTRNCGSRDTTLAMVYKLLESAQKNWKRIKGFNLLTLVVNNVKFKDGEQVQDQSDRNAA; this is encoded by the coding sequence ATGACCGATTTTACCCTGAGGGCTCTTTCACAACCAGAGGCACAGGCAGTAGATCCGCTGACCGAGCTGTTGCGTGCAGGGGCACGTGAACTGATCGCACACGCCGTCGAAGCCGAGCTTCAGGGGCTTCTGAATCAGCACGCCGAATCCCGGCTCCCAGATGGCCGCCAGGCCGTGGTTCGCAATGGCTATTTGCCTGAACGTACCGTCCAGACTGGTATCGGTGATGTCGAGATCAAGGTGCCCAAGGTGCGGGACCGAAGCGGTTCCGGGATTCGATTCAACAGCGCGCTACTGCCGCCGTACCTGAAGCGGGCCCGGAGTGTCGAGGAGTTGTTGCCCTGGCTGTACTTGAAGGGCATCTCCACTGGAGATTTTCAGGACTCACTGGCCGCGCTGCTGGGCGATCAGGCCAAGGGGCTATCGGCCAATACGATATCCCGACTCAAGAGCCAATGGCTCGAAGAGCACCAGCAATGGCGGCAACGGGACCTGGCGAACTCGCGCTATGTGTACTGGTGGGCCGACGGCGTGCACAGCAACGTCCGGATGGATGATCGCCTCTGCCTGCTGGTGATCATTGGCGTCACCGAGCACGGCCGCAAGGAATTGGTTGCGGTTGAAGACGGCTACCGGGAGTCGACGGCAAGCTGGGAGGAGTTACTGCTGGGTCTGCGCGAGCGTGGCCTGGAAACCGCGCCGAAGCTGGCGATTGGCGATGGCGCGCTGGGGTTCTGGAAAGCGATGACCAAAACGTATCCTGCCAGCCGGCACCAGCGCTGCTGGGTACACAAGACGGCGAATGTACTGAACAAGCTGCCCAAATCCATGCAACCCAAAGTGAAAGAAGCGCTGCACGATATCTGGATGGCCGAGACGCGTGACGCGGCCACGGTGGCATTTGATCGGACGCTGACCCGGTTCAGTAGCAAGTATCCCAAAGCCATGGATTGCCTGGCCAAGGACCGGGAAGAGCTGCTGGCGTTCTACGACTTCCCGGCAGAACACTGGGTGCATATCCGGACCACCAACCCGATCGAATCGACTTTCGCCACGGTAAGGTTGCGCACCAAACGGACGCGTAACTGCGGCTCCAGGGACACGACGCTGGCGATGGTCTACAAGCTGTTGGAGTCGGCACAGAAAAACTGGAAACGGATCAAGGGATTTAATCTGCTGACCCTCGTGGTCAACAACGTGAAGTTCAAGGATGGTGAGCAAGTACAAGATCAATCAGACAGGAACGCCGCCTGA
- the betI gene encoding transcriptional regulator BetI, whose amino-acid sequence MPKVGMPEIRKPQLIKATMEAIGAYGLQKASVAIISRYAGVSPAIINHYFGGKDGLLEATMRSVLWDLSDAVRERLGETDPDDVVARIKAIVGGNFDSTQLDSKVVKTWLAFWSQAMHHPALFRLQRVNERRLLSHLRLELKRVMPPERAQFVAQGIAALIDGIWLRGALTPGGINGELAQRIITDYLERQLPPTATLRGLPTRTAR is encoded by the coding sequence ATGCCCAAGGTCGGGATGCCCGAAATCCGCAAGCCCCAGCTGATCAAGGCGACCATGGAAGCCATTGGTGCCTACGGTCTGCAGAAAGCCAGCGTGGCCATTATCAGCCGCTACGCCGGGGTGTCTCCCGCCATCATCAACCACTACTTCGGTGGCAAGGATGGGCTGCTGGAAGCCACCATGCGTTCGGTACTGTGGGATCTTTCCGATGCGGTGCGTGAGCGGCTTGGCGAAACCGACCCCGATGATGTGGTGGCCCGCATCAAGGCCATTGTCGGCGGCAACTTCGACAGCACCCAGCTGGATTCCAAGGTGGTAAAAACCTGGCTGGCGTTCTGGTCCCAGGCCATGCACCACCCGGCGCTGTTCCGGCTGCAGCGGGTCAACGAACGGCGCCTGCTGTCGCACCTGCGGCTCGAGCTCAAGCGGGTCATGCCCCCGGAACGGGCCCAGTTCGTGGCCCAGGGCATCGCCGCCCTGATCGATGGCATCTGGCTGCGGGGCGCGCTTACGCCCGGCGGCATTAACGGCGAACTGGCACAGCGCATCATCACCGATTATCTGGAGCGGCAGCTGCCGCCGACTGCGACCCTCAGGGGTCTCCCAACCCGGACTGCAAGGTAA
- the betB gene encoding betaine-aldehyde dehydrogenase: MNTIPLYIHGTYRDASSGETFTTSNPATGEVLAQVQQANAADIEAALESAQQGFAIWSAMTGTERSRILLRAVELLRERNDELARLEVQDTGKPIQEADVVDIHTGADVIEYYAGLAAKIQGEYQDLGNGNFFYSRREPLGVCAGIGAWNYPIQIACWKAAPALAAGNAMIFKPSEETPLSVMKLAEIFTEAGLPDGVFNVVQGDGRTGALLSNHPAISKVSFTGECGTGKKVMAAAAGSLKSVTMELGGKSPMIVFPDTRVETAVSGALLANFYTQGEVCTHGTRVFVHDAIYDEFIAELEVRTRALRIGDPMDPATQIGALISKGHMEKVLGIIEAGKAAGARLVCGGQRATGPGLDQGNFVEPTVFADCSDDMPNVREEIFGPVMSVLRFHDEEEVIRRANDTPFGLAAGVFTRDFSRAHRVIARLQAGICWINTWGASPAEMPVGGYKESGIGRENGIESLYQYTQTKSVYVELGELENPYV, from the coding sequence ATGAACACGATTCCTCTCTATATCCACGGCACCTATCGCGATGCCAGCAGCGGCGAAACCTTTACCACCAGCAACCCCGCCACCGGCGAAGTACTGGCCCAGGTGCAGCAGGCCAACGCCGCCGACATTGAAGCGGCCCTGGAATCCGCCCAGCAGGGCTTTGCCATCTGGTCCGCCATGACCGGCACCGAGCGCAGCCGCATCCTGCTGCGTGCCGTGGAGCTGCTGCGCGAGCGCAACGACGAACTGGCACGCCTCGAGGTACAGGATACCGGCAAGCCGATCCAGGAAGCCGATGTCGTGGATATCCACACCGGCGCCGACGTGATCGAGTACTACGCCGGTCTTGCCGCCAAGATTCAGGGCGAGTACCAGGACCTGGGCAACGGCAACTTCTTCTACAGCCGCCGCGAGCCGCTGGGCGTCTGCGCCGGCATCGGTGCCTGGAACTACCCGATCCAGATCGCCTGCTGGAAAGCGGCCCCGGCCCTGGCCGCCGGCAATGCCATGATCTTCAAGCCGTCGGAAGAAACACCGCTGAGCGTGATGAAACTGGCGGAAATCTTCACCGAAGCCGGCCTGCCGGACGGTGTCTTCAACGTGGTGCAGGGCGATGGCCGCACCGGCGCGCTGCTGAGCAACCACCCCGCCATTTCCAAGGTGTCCTTTACCGGCGAATGCGGTACCGGCAAGAAGGTCATGGCGGCGGCGGCGGGCTCGCTGAAGTCGGTCACCATGGAGCTGGGCGGCAAGTCGCCGATGATCGTGTTCCCCGACACCAGGGTCGAAACTGCCGTCTCCGGCGCCCTGCTGGCCAACTTCTACACCCAGGGCGAGGTCTGCACCCACGGGACCCGCGTGTTCGTGCACGATGCCATTTACGATGAGTTCATCGCCGAGCTCGAAGTCCGCACCCGTGCGCTGCGCATTGGCGACCCGATGGACCCCGCCACCCAGATCGGCGCGCTGATCTCCAAAGGGCACATGGAAAAGGTGCTGGGCATTATCGAGGCCGGCAAGGCCGCCGGCGCGCGCCTGGTGTGCGGTGGCCAGCGTGCCACGGGCCCGGGGCTGGACCAGGGCAACTTCGTGGAACCCACGGTGTTTGCCGACTGCAGCGACGACATGCCCAACGTGCGTGAAGAAATCTTCGGTCCGGTGATGTCGGTACTGCGTTTTCACGATGAAGAGGAAGTGATCCGCCGCGCCAACGACACCCCCTTCGGCCTGGCGGCCGGCGTCTTTACCCGCGACTTCAGCCGTGCCCACCGGGTCATCGCCCGGCTGCAGGCCGGTATCTGCTGGATCAACACCTGGGGCGCCTCGCCGGCGGAAATGCCGGTGGGCGGCTACAAGGAGTCCGGCATCGGCCGCGAAAACGGCATCGAGAGCCTGTACCAGTACACCCAGACCAAGAGCGTCTATGTTGAACTGGGTGAACTTGAAAATCCTTACGTTTAA
- a CDS encoding choline ABC transporter substrate-binding protein, producing MTPTTKKVRNGLLTLVCAAGLGSTAFAAGSCDTVRFADVGWTDITSTTAVTSEVVEALGYASRTDLLSVPVTYNSLAASDIDVFLGNWMPTMEGDIAKYREEGSVETVRANLNGAKYTLAVSRAAFEGGVKSFADLAKFKDEFSSSIYGIEPGNDGNRLIQKMIDENAFELGDFKLVESSEAGMMSQVNRSQRRGKWIAFLGWAPHPMNANFEMEYLSGGDDWFGPDFGGATVYTNVRKGYVQECANIGKLLTNLEFSLAMENEVMGAILDDNQKPRDAAREWLTNNPQVLDTWLDGVQTKDGKPGLVAVRSHLGL from the coding sequence ATGACCCCCACGACTAAAAAAGTACGCAACGGCCTTCTGACCCTGGTGTGCGCCGCCGGCCTCGGCAGCACGGCGTTTGCCGCCGGCAGCTGCGATACCGTGCGTTTCGCCGATGTCGGCTGGACCGACATTACCTCCACCACCGCGGTGACCTCGGAAGTGGTAGAAGCCCTGGGCTATGCAAGCCGTACCGACCTTTTGTCCGTCCCCGTGACCTACAACTCCCTGGCGGCCAGCGATATCGATGTCTTCCTCGGCAACTGGATGCCGACCATGGAAGGCGATATCGCCAAGTACCGTGAAGAGGGCTCGGTTGAAACCGTGCGCGCCAACCTCAATGGCGCCAAGTACACCCTGGCGGTGTCCAGGGCCGCCTTCGAGGGTGGTGTTAAATCCTTTGCGGACCTGGCGAAGTTCAAGGACGAGTTTTCCAGCAGCATCTACGGCATCGAGCCCGGCAACGACGGCAACCGCCTGATCCAGAAAATGATCGATGAAAACGCCTTTGAGCTGGGCGACTTCAAGCTGGTGGAATCGTCCGAAGCCGGCATGATGTCGCAGGTCAACCGCTCACAGCGACGCGGCAAATGGATCGCCTTCCTCGGCTGGGCACCGCACCCGATGAACGCCAACTTCGAGATGGAATACCTCAGCGGCGGTGACGACTGGTTCGGCCCCGACTTTGGCGGCGCCACCGTCTACACCAACGTGCGCAAGGGTTACGTGCAGGAGTGCGCCAATATCGGCAAGCTGCTGACCAACCTGGAGTTCTCCCTGGCCATGGAGAACGAAGTCATGGGCGCCATCCTCGATGACAACCAGAAACCCCGTGACGCCGCCCGTGAGTGGCTGACCAACAATCCACAGGTGCTGGATACCTGGCTGGACGGCGTGCAGACAAAAGACGGCAAACCCGGCCTCGTCGCGGTGCGCAGTCACCTCGGGCTCTAA
- the choW gene encoding choline ABC transporter permease subunit: MNWLTDHKIPLGSWMELFVDWLTTHAAGFFDTIAISLEWLILNMVAIFQWFPVYVPIVLTAALAWLLHRSLGLVIFVVAALLLILNLGYWQEMLETFVLVLAATTLSVMLGLPIGVLAAHKPWVYTLLRPILDLMQTIPTFVYLIPTLVLFGLGVVPGLISTIIFAIAAPIRLTYLGISKVPEELIEAGKAFGATPMKLLLKVELPAAMPNIMAGVTQCIMLSLSMVVIAALVGADGLGKPVVRALNTVNISQGFEAGLAIVLVAIILDRICKAPNAKEEA, from the coding sequence ATGAACTGGTTAACAGACCACAAGATACCCCTTGGCAGCTGGATGGAGCTTTTCGTCGACTGGCTGACCACCCACGCCGCGGGCTTTTTCGATACCATCGCCATTTCGCTGGAATGGCTGATCCTGAACATGGTCGCCATCTTCCAGTGGTTCCCCGTCTATGTTCCCATCGTGCTGACCGCCGCCCTGGCCTGGCTGCTGCACCGCAGCCTTGGGCTGGTGATTTTCGTGGTCGCCGCCCTGCTGCTGATCCTGAACCTGGGCTACTGGCAGGAAATGCTGGAGACCTTCGTGCTGGTACTGGCCGCCACCACCCTGTCGGTCATGCTGGGCCTGCCCATCGGCGTTCTCGCGGCCCACAAGCCCTGGGTCTATACCCTGCTGCGCCCGATCCTCGACCTGATGCAGACCATCCCCACCTTCGTGTACCTGATTCCAACCCTGGTGCTGTTCGGGCTGGGCGTGGTACCGGGGCTGATCTCCACCATCATCTTTGCCATCGCCGCCCCCATTCGCCTCACTTACCTGGGTATCAGCAAGGTCCCCGAAGAACTGATCGAGGCCGGCAAGGCCTTTGGCGCCACGCCGATGAAGCTGTTGCTGAAGGTCGAACTGCCGGCGGCCATGCCCAACATCATGGCCGGCGTGACCCAGTGCATCATGCTGTCGCTGTCGATGGTGGTCATCGCCGCCCTAGTGGGCGCCGATGGTCTGGGCAAGCCGGTCGTGCGCGCCCTCAACACCGTTAATATCTCCCAGGGCTTTGAAGCGGGTCTGGCCATTGTGCTGGTCGCCATCATCCTGGATCGCATCTGCAAGGCGCCCAACGCCAAAGAGGAGGCTTGA
- the choV gene encoding choline ABC transporter ATP-binding protein, with protein MSAAVSIRNLDVVFGNNVQPALDLLKQGKTRQEIIDATGHVVGVQDASIEVQRGEICVLMGLSGSGKSSLLRAVNGLNPVSRGELLVQDGEQMVNMANCDANTLRHMRSTRVSMVFQKFALMPWLSVLDNVAFGLEMQGIGKAERQRRAMEKLEMVGLDEWASKLPHELSGGMQQRVGLARAFAMDSDILLMDEPFSALDPLIRNQLQDELLELQRKLNKTIIFVSHDLDEALKIGTHIAIMESARIIQHGRPEDIVLNPCNEYVRNFVAHTNPLNVLKGRSLMTGLDQLERLDEMLVLNREENSWFSLDPQGQLLSASRQQQPLQLHQWESSSSLSDLNEGTLVVASPDISMRQALEIRYQTGLPVLLREASGLVGVLRDRDFYHALLGKHFGTEAV; from the coding sequence ATGTCCGCAGCCGTCAGTATCAGGAATCTTGATGTCGTCTTTGGCAACAACGTACAACCGGCACTGGACCTGCTGAAGCAGGGCAAGACCCGCCAGGAGATCATCGATGCCACCGGCCACGTGGTGGGCGTGCAGGACGCCAGTATCGAGGTGCAGCGCGGTGAAATCTGCGTACTCATGGGGCTGTCCGGCTCCGGCAAGTCCAGCCTGCTGCGCGCGGTCAACGGCCTCAACCCGGTCAGCCGTGGCGAGCTGCTGGTGCAGGATGGCGAGCAGATGGTCAACATGGCCAACTGCGATGCCAATACCCTGCGCCACATGCGCAGCACCCGCGTATCCATGGTGTTCCAGAAGTTTGCCCTCATGCCCTGGCTCAGCGTGCTGGACAACGTCGCCTTCGGCCTCGAAATGCAGGGTATCGGCAAGGCCGAGCGCCAGCGCCGGGCGATGGAAAAGCTCGAAATGGTGGGGCTGGACGAGTGGGCCAGCAAGCTGCCCCACGAACTCTCCGGCGGCATGCAGCAGCGCGTGGGCCTGGCCCGTGCCTTTGCCATGGACAGCGACATCCTGCTGATGGACGAGCCCTTCTCGGCGCTGGACCCGCTGATCCGCAACCAGCTGCAGGACGAACTGCTGGAGCTGCAGCGCAAGCTCAACAAGACCATCATCTTCGTCAGCCACGATCTGGACGAGGCGCTGAAGATCGGCACCCATATCGCCATCATGGAATCGGCCCGCATTATCCAGCACGGCCGGCCCGAGGACATCGTCCTGAATCCGTGCAACGAGTACGTGCGCAACTTCGTCGCCCACACCAACCCGCTGAACGTGCTCAAGGGTCGCTCCCTGATGACCGGGCTCGACCAGCTCGAGCGCCTCGATGAAATGCTGGTGCTCAACCGCGAGGAAAACAGCTGGTTCAGCCTGGACCCCCAGGGACAGCTGCTGTCGGCCAGCCGCCAGCAGCAACCGCTGCAGCTGCACCAGTGGGAAAGCAGCAGCTCGCTCAGCGACCTGAACGAAGGCACCCTGGTGGTGGCAAGCCCGGATATCTCCATGCGCCAGGCGCTGGAAATCCGCTACCAGACCGGCCTGCCGGTACTGCTGCGCGAAGCCAGCGGCCTGGTCGGCGTACTGCGCGACCGCGACTTCTACCACGCCCTGCTGGGCAAGCATTTCGGTACCGAGGCGGTGTGA
- a CDS encoding IS256 family transposase, which translates to MDQEKLRALAAELAKDIKSERDLGALTQQLVKLTVETALSAELDEHLGYEKHAPEGRGTSNSRNGYSTKRLKGQHGDVSIQAPRDRDGSFEPQFVRKGQSRLTQMDDQILALYAKGLSTRDIVEAFKEMYDADISATLVSKVTERVIEHVHEWQNRPLDPIYPIVYLDCIVLKIRENKRVINKSLYLALGINMDGHKELLGLWLAETEGAKFWLSVLTEMKNRGLEDILIACVDGLKGFPDAIAAEYPQTKVQLCIVHMVRNSLRYVSWKDYKAVTADLKQIYHSATEREAQQALEAFGECWDSQYPQITRSWRNNWENLITLFDYPPAIRKVIYTTNAIESLNSVIRKATKRRKLFPTDDSALKVAFLAIQQASKKWTMPIRNWKPALNRFIIEFGERLDGHL; encoded by the coding sequence ATGGACCAAGAAAAACTCAGAGCCCTGGCCGCGGAGCTGGCCAAAGACATCAAGTCTGAACGAGATCTCGGAGCCCTCACGCAGCAACTGGTCAAACTCACAGTCGAGACCGCCCTCAGCGCCGAACTGGACGAGCATCTGGGGTATGAGAAGCACGCTCCGGAAGGCCGTGGTACCAGCAACAGTCGTAATGGCTATTCCACCAAGCGCCTGAAGGGGCAGCACGGAGACGTATCGATCCAAGCTCCCCGTGATCGTGACGGTTCCTTCGAGCCTCAGTTCGTACGCAAGGGTCAGTCTCGATTGACCCAGATGGACGACCAGATCCTTGCCCTGTACGCCAAGGGCTTGAGCACCCGGGACATCGTCGAGGCTTTCAAGGAGATGTATGACGCCGACATCTCCGCGACGCTCGTGTCCAAGGTCACCGAACGCGTAATCGAGCACGTCCACGAATGGCAAAACCGGCCGTTGGACCCGATCTATCCCATCGTCTACCTGGACTGCATCGTGCTGAAGATCCGCGAGAACAAGCGGGTCATCAACAAGTCCCTGTATCTGGCACTGGGCATCAACATGGACGGTCATAAAGAGCTTCTGGGGTTGTGGCTGGCCGAAACCGAAGGTGCGAAGTTCTGGCTATCGGTGCTCACCGAAATGAAGAACCGCGGCCTGGAGGACATCTTGATCGCCTGTGTGGATGGCCTCAAAGGCTTTCCGGATGCCATTGCCGCAGAGTATCCCCAGACCAAGGTTCAGCTCTGTATCGTGCACATGGTCCGCAACTCGCTACGGTATGTGTCCTGGAAGGACTATAAGGCCGTTACCGCTGACCTGAAACAGATCTACCACTCTGCCACGGAACGCGAGGCTCAGCAGGCGCTAGAGGCCTTTGGAGAATGCTGGGACAGTCAGTACCCGCAAATTACCCGCTCCTGGCGTAACAACTGGGAGAACCTGATCACCCTGTTCGATTATCCTCCGGCCATTCGGAAGGTGATCTATACCACCAATGCCATTGAGTCACTCAACAGCGTTATCCGCAAAGCGACCAAGCGGCGGAAACTCTTCCCCACCGATGACTCAGCGCTGAAAGTGGCCTTCCTCGCCATACAACAGGCCTCCAAAAAATGGACCATGCCAATCCGGAATTGGAAGCCAGCACTAAATCGTTTTATTATCGAGTTCGGTGAGCGCCTGGACGGTCACCTGTAA
- a CDS encoding NYN domain-containing protein, whose amino-acid sequence MKDLDQHKKIAVLVDADNAQRSKTKHILDELSGHGHIVVKRAYGDWSSENLKNWRTTLNELAIQPCQQFAYTTGKNSTDGAMIIDAMDLLYSKRFDAFAIVSSDSDFTSLASRLKQSEIYVFGFGEKKTPISFRNACDDFIFTEILGDAPAQTLPGNPDLEQIRRLLIKAWREHSDDEGWMNMGHAGSLLKRQRPDFDPRTFGASSFKEFLQLLAPQINVEQKQRGNGRPYMYQVAST is encoded by the coding sequence ATGAAGGACCTGGATCAACACAAGAAAATCGCTGTGCTTGTCGATGCCGATAATGCGCAGCGCTCCAAAACCAAACACATTCTGGATGAACTCTCGGGGCACGGCCATATCGTGGTCAAGCGTGCCTACGGCGACTGGTCCTCCGAAAATCTCAAGAACTGGCGTACCACGTTGAATGAGCTGGCCATTCAGCCGTGCCAGCAGTTCGCCTACACCACCGGCAAGAACTCGACCGATGGTGCCATGATTATCGACGCCATGGATCTGCTCTACTCCAAGCGTTTCGATGCCTTCGCCATTGTCAGCAGCGACAGCGATTTCACCAGCCTCGCATCCCGCCTCAAGCAGTCGGAAATCTATGTTTTCGGCTTTGGTGAAAAGAAGACACCCATCTCGTTTCGCAACGCCTGCGATGATTTTATCTTCACCGAAATACTGGGCGATGCGCCCGCTCAGACCCTGCCGGGCAACCCGGACCTGGAGCAGATCAGGCGGCTGCTGATCAAGGCCTGGCGCGAGCATTCCGATGACGAGGGCTGGATGAACATGGGGCACGCCGGCAGCCTGCTGAAGCGTCAGCGGCCGGACTTCGACCCCAGAACTTTCGGTGCGTCGAGCTTCAAGGAATTCCTGCAGCTGCTCGCGCCCCAGATCAACGTGGAGCAAAAGCAGCGTGGCAATGGCCGCCCGTACATGTACCAGGTCGCATCTACCTGA
- a CDS encoding MFS transporter: MRTPVKLLSIFVAFACLLLAVNFGLRSSMGFFMAPISETFGFGREIFAFSLALQNLCWGLFQPFTGAVADRFGTTRTLIGGAIVYALGLYITSTADSIWALHTGAGILVGMGIAGTGFGVVLPALARMVAPEKRAFALGLGTAAGSAGQLLVIPVAQSFIASYGWETALLLLAGGALGMLLLAAPFRGDAAQSGTGNETEPDQTLPQALKEATGHVHYWLLIAGFFVCGFQLAFITVHMPAYLTDSGFDAQVAVISLSLIGLFNIFGCLLFGSWSGKYSKKNLLGIIYALRALVIALFMLLPISTTSVYLFSIATGFLWLATVPATSGLVAQMFGLRHMGTLYGIVFLNHQLGSFLGVWLGGYLYDATGTYNMVWWSAAAIALVTAVIHIFIDERPVLRLRTRPVAA, from the coding sequence ATGCGCACCCCGGTTAAACTGCTGAGTATTTTCGTGGCCTTTGCCTGCCTGCTGCTGGCGGTCAACTTTGGCCTGCGCTCGTCCATGGGCTTTTTCATGGCGCCGATCTCCGAAACCTTTGGTTTTGGCCGCGAGATTTTTGCGTTCTCGCTGGCGCTGCAGAACCTGTGCTGGGGGCTGTTCCAGCCGTTCACCGGCGCCGTGGCTGATCGCTTTGGCACCACGCGCACGCTGATTGGCGGCGCCATCGTCTACGCACTGGGGCTCTATATTACCTCGACCGCGGACAGCATCTGGGCGCTGCATACCGGTGCCGGCATCCTGGTGGGCATGGGTATTGCCGGCACCGGTTTTGGCGTGGTGCTGCCGGCGCTGGCCAGGATGGTCGCGCCCGAGAAGCGCGCCTTTGCGCTGGGGCTGGGTACGGCGGCAGGTTCCGCCGGCCAGCTGCTGGTGATACCGGTGGCCCAGAGCTTTATCGCCAGCTACGGCTGGGAGACGGCACTGCTGCTGCTGGCCGGTGGCGCCCTGGGCATGCTGCTGCTGGCCGCGCCTTTTCGCGGTGATGCCGCCCAGTCCGGCACCGGCAACGAGACTGAACCCGACCAGACACTGCCCCAGGCGCTGAAAGAGGCCACCGGCCATGTGCACTACTGGCTGCTGATCGCGGGTTTCTTCGTTTGCGGTTTTCAGCTGGCCTTTATTACCGTGCACATGCCGGCCTACCTCACGGACAGCGGTTTCGATGCCCAGGTGGCGGTGATCAGCCTGTCCCTTATCGGCCTGTTCAATATCTTCGGCTGCCTGCTGTTCGGCTCCTGGTCGGGCAAGTATTCGAAAAAGAACCTGCTGGGCATTATCTATGCACTGCGGGCGCTGGTGATTGCCCTGTTCATGTTGCTGCCGATCAGCACCACCAGCGTGTACCTGTTCTCCATCGCCACCGGTTTCCTCTGGCTGGCGACCGTGCCTGCAACTTCCGGCCTGGTGGCACAGATGTTCGGGCTGCGCCACATGGGTACGCTGTATGGCATCGTCTTCCTGAATCACCAGCTGGGGTCTTTTCTCGGTGTCTGGCTCGGAGGCTACCTCTACGATGCCACCGGCACCTACAACATGGTCTGGTGGTCCGCCGCCGCCATTGCGCTGGTCACGGCGGTGATCCATATCTTTATCGATGAGCGTCCGGTGCTGCGCCTGCGCACCCGGCCTGTTGCCGCCTGA